The segment ATCTGTGGGACACTTGACCCTCTTATGTTCATTCCCAATGCGATCACTCCCAATGGCGATGGGCTCAACGATTTCTTTGCTCCCGTAGCTGGATATTTCGATCGGGTGGATGGCTACTCGATGAGGATCTATGACCGATGGGGGCAATTGGTCTATGAGACCGATGACTACTATAGGCCCTGGAAAGCGGAGGACGCCAATGGATACGTCCAAGAGGGCGTCTATGTCTATCATATACGCTTTTCAACAGGGGACGGACAACTCTATGAACGATATGGGAATATAAGTGTCTTGATTCCTGAAAGCGAATAGTTTATATGCTAAATTTGGGCGCCAAGTTTAACACTGCATTAAACATGGCCAATTCCCCCAGATTCAATAAAGAAGGACTGACATACGATGACGTCCTCCTCGTACCTGCGTACTCAGAGATTCTTCCTAAAGATGTGAGCACACGCTCGCGATTCTCGCGCAACATCACACTCAATTCTCCCTTGGTCTCTGCTGCTATGGATACAGTCACCGAGAGCAGTCTGGCCATAGCTATGGCCCAGCAAGGCGGTATCGGTGTGATACATAAGAATATGAGTATCGAAGAGCAGGCAGCCGAGGTGCGCAAGGTCAAGCGCTCTGAGAGCGGTATGATCCAGGATCCGGTCACTTTGACCGTGGATTCCGTAGCTGGAGATGCACTGCGCTTGATGTCAGAGCATAGTATCGGAGGTATTCCGGTCGTTGATGAAAAAGGTAAGCTCAAAGGAATTGTTACCAACAGGGATCTGAGGTTTGTAAAGCAAAAGGATCACCCGATCTCTAAAATCATGACCAGTGAGAATCTGGTCACCGTCTCCCCAGATATCGATCTCAGCAGAGCAGAGGACATTCTTCAAGAACACAAGATCGAGAAACTTCCTGTGGTCGATGAAGATTTCAACCTGGTGGGTCTTATCACCTTCAGGGATATCATCAAGGTCAAGGAGCATCCCAATAGTTGCAAGGATGATTTCGGTCGTCTCAGAGTAGCAGCGGCCATCGGAGTGACATCTGACAGTATTCAACGCGCAGCGGCCTTGGCTGAGGCTGGAGTGGATGCCATTATCATCGACACAGCGCATGGGCATACCAAAGGAGTGGTCGAGGTGCTTAAAGAATGTAAGGATCTCTTCAAGGGTGTGGATATGGTCGTAGGAAATGTCGCTACGGCCGAAGGCGCTCGTTTCCTCGCAGAAGCAGGTGCTGATGCGGTCAAGGTGGGAATCGGTCCAGGTTCTATCTGTACCACTCGCGTGATCGCAGGGGTCGGTGTACCTCAGCTCACCGCAGTGTGTGAAGTAGCAGATGCATTGGAAGAGTATGACATTCCACTCATCGCAGATGGAGGAGTTAGATATTCTGGAGATGTGGTCAAGGCCTTGGCCGGTGGGGCAGGATCGGTAATGATCGGCTCATTGCTGGCAGGGGTCGAGGAATCCCCGGGGGAGACCATCATCTATGAAGGAAGAAAGTTCAAATCCTATCGGGGCATGGGTTCTATCGAGGCTATGCAGCGCGGCTCCAAAGACCGTTACTTCCAAGAGAGCACCGATGATATCTCCAAATTCGTCCCTGAAGGAATCTCCGGAAGGGTCCCATACAAAGGGTCCCTAGCTGAGGTGATGTATCAGATGCTCGGTGGACTGCGGGCCGGTATGGGCTATTGCGGTGCCAAGGATATGGATGACCTTCGCAGAGCCACCTTTATCCGTATCACCAATGCTGGAGTCAAGGAGTCGCATCCGCATGATGTATCCATCACTCGAGAAGCTCCGAATTACAGTTATCGTTGATCGATCCCTATCCTTATTTTTGTCCGCCTTTTTTCGGGTAGGCGCATCTGGAACGAAAGTTGCCAGAGCAGATTCGAATCAAATCGTAAAATGACTAATTCATTATGAGAGTATCGATCGTCCATATTCTTGCAACCGTAGTGTTCACCGTATCAAGCGTGATGCTCACCGCTCAAGAATCTCCGGTCATCATGACCATCGATGACACAAAGGTGACCCAGGAGGAATTCGAGAATATCTACAAGAAGAACAACAAGGACTCGGTCATCACTGAAGAGGCCTTGGATGAATATGTGGAATTGTTCATCAACTTCAAACTCAAGGTCAAAGAGGCCGAGCGCTTACAGATGGATACCAATCCGGATTTCAAAGCAGAACTGGCTGGTTATAGAAAGCAATTGGCCCGACCCTATCTCGTAGATAATGAGATGACAGATCAGTTGCTGAAAGAAGCGTATGAGCGCCTCAAGACAGAAGTGGATGCAAGTCACATCCTCATGATCGCCAAGCCTGATGCTTCACCTGAGGATACGCTCAAGGCTTACAATACGCTCAAGGACGTACGTAAGAAGATCATCGATGGTAAGATGACCTTTTCCGATGCGGCCATGACCTACTCTCAGGATCCTTCCGCCCAGTCCAATGAAGGTCGATTGGGCTATTTCACTTCTTTGCAGATGGTCTATCCGTTTGAGAATGCGGCTTACAATACAGAAGTCGGAGAAATCTCGGACATCGTTCGTTCCAGATTCGGCTATCACATACTTAAAGTGCATGATAAGCGAGAGGCCCGAGGTGAGATACGTGTAGCCCATATCATGGTCAAGGTGGATCAGACGGCCGATGAGGCTACAACTGAAAAGGCCAAGGCCAAGATCGAGGACATCTATGACGAATTGGAGTCCGGAACGGATTTCGACCAATTGGCCCGTCAACACTCCGATGATAAATCCAGCAGCAGGAATGGGGGAGAACTCCCCTGGTTCGGCACGGGGAAAATGGTGCAGGAGTTCGAGGATACGGCCTTCAGTTTGGAAAACGATGGGGATTTTAGCCGTCCATTCCGCACCAGTTATGGTTGGCATATCGTCAAGCGATTGGAGCGAAAGGGTATAGAGTCGTATGACGATATGGAGCGCAACCTCAAACAGCGCATCAACAAGGACGTTCGTTCACAGATGAGTACACGGTCCTTTGTCAAGAAAGTCAAAGACGAGTACGGATTCAAGGAGAAGGTCAAGAATCTAGATCCTGTGCAGGCACTGGCCGATTCTACTTTACTTAAGGGAAGCTGGAGACCAGGAGATACCAGCAAAATGACGGCTTGGCTGTTCCAGATCGGGGACAAGAAGTACACTCAGGACGATTTCATCTACTATCTCAGGGCCTCTCAGGGGAGATCAAGGGAGACAGACCTTAGGAAGTACGTTGCTGACAAGTACGACCTTTTCAAACAGAAGAGTCTGATCGACTATGAGGACTCCAAACTCGAGCAGAAGTATCCAGACTTCAGGGCACTGATGAAGGAATACAGAGATGGAATCCTGCTCTTCGAATTGACCGACCAGAAGGTATGGACCAAGGCCGTTAGGGACACTACCGGTCTCAAGCAATACTATGAGGATCACAAAGAGGACTTCATGTACGATGAGCGTGTAGAAGGCACCATCTTCCGATGTAAGGATAAAGCGACTGCCGAAAGAGTGCGGGAAATGATCCTCTCAGGTGACCCCAATGACGAGATCGAGAAGACCGTGAACTCCGAGTCGCAATTGGATCTGACCATCACCTCCGGAAAATACGAGGCAGATGAAGGCACGATCGCGGGATTGATAGAATTCGAAAAAGGAATTTCCGATATCCATGAGATCGATGATCAATGGGTGTTCATGCAGGTCAAAGAAGTCCTGCCACCTTCACCACGCCCTTTCGACAAGATCAAGGGATTGGTCACAGCTGCCTATCAGAATCAGCTGGAGAAAGAGTGGATCGAGGAATTACGTGGACGGTATACAGTCAAGGTAGATAAGGACGTTCTTTATTCCGTCAAGTGATCGCCTGATACCTACCTATGAGATTCCATCCCTTTCTTCTGGTCCTGCTCCTAGGCCTGACGGTATTGCTGTCATGCGAAGCAGATAGAGAAGAGACGGATTATATCGCCAGGGTCTATGACCACTACCTCAGCAGAGAGCGATTGGTAGAGAATATTCCACCTACTGCTTCATCTGATGATAGCTTGAAAAGGGCCAAAGTCTTTGTCAATGCATGGATCCGTGAAAAAGTCCTGCTCCAAAAAGCCGAATTCAATCTGAATAAAGAGGATCCTAGATTCCAGAAAAAGGTAGAGCGATATCTGAATGATCTTATCATCTATGAGTACGAGCAACAATTGGTCAATGAGAAATTGGATACCCATGTCACTGAAGCAGAGATGCTGGAATTCTATGAAGAGAACAAGCAGAATTTCCTACTCAAGGACTATGTAGCTAGGGCCCGTTACATGGTCGCTCCGGAAGATCTGAAGGGGATCGACCGTATCGCACGTAGATTCATGGAGTATGATGAGTCTGATAGTCTCGCAGTAGCAGAGTATGTAGAAGAACATGGCCTCTATTTCAAGGATGATCCGGAGAACTGGATGGTCGTACCTCAACTCTTGGAGATCATTCCCATCAATTTCACCTATCTCGAAGAAAAAGTAAAGATCAAGAGCAACTTCGACAAATCAGACGATGGGAAGCGTTATCTACTTTACATACGGGAGTTCAAAGTCAAAGACAGTGAATCTCCATTCGAATTGGAAAGAGAGCGTATCAGGAGTATCATACTGAACTCACGCAAGAGCGAACTTCTAGAGGATATGCGGGACAACTTATTCAAAGAGGCACTCGAGTCCGGACAAATAGAGATCAAAGAATGAAGAAAGGAATGTACATCATCAGCCTCTTGTGCCTTACAGGAATGCTCTCTGCACAAGAAGACTACCAGGTAGTAGATGAGATCGTTGGCGTAGTGGGAAATGAGATCATCCTTCTGAGCGATGTCGAGTCGCAAAAAGGTCAGCTCTTGTCCTCGGGTACGGTAATACAGGGCGATCTCACCTGCAGGGTATATGAAGCGCTGCTCTATGAGAAACTTCTCCTACATCAGGCCAAGGTGGATAGTATAGAAGTGACCGAGGACCGCGTACAGGGTGAATTGGACAGACGTATCTCCATGTTCTCCCAACAATTGGGAGGCACTGAGAAACTGGAGGAGTTCTACG is part of the Flavobacteriales bacterium genome and harbors:
- the guaB gene encoding IMP dehydrogenase, producing MANSPRFNKEGLTYDDVLLVPAYSEILPKDVSTRSRFSRNITLNSPLVSAAMDTVTESSLAIAMAQQGGIGVIHKNMSIEEQAAEVRKVKRSESGMIQDPVTLTVDSVAGDALRLMSEHSIGGIPVVDEKGKLKGIVTNRDLRFVKQKDHPISKIMTSENLVTVSPDIDLSRAEDILQEHKIEKLPVVDEDFNLVGLITFRDIIKVKEHPNSCKDDFGRLRVAAAIGVTSDSIQRAAALAEAGVDAIIIDTAHGHTKGVVEVLKECKDLFKGVDMVVGNVATAEGARFLAEAGADAVKVGIGPGSICTTRVIAGVGVPQLTAVCEVADALEEYDIPLIADGGVRYSGDVVKALAGGAGSVMIGSLLAGVEESPGETIIYEGRKFKSYRGMGSIEAMQRGSKDRYFQESTDDISKFVPEGISGRVPYKGSLAEVMYQMLGGLRAGMGYCGAKDMDDLRRATFIRITNAGVKESHPHDVSITREAPNYSYR
- a CDS encoding peptidylprolyl isomerase, translated to MRVSIVHILATVVFTVSSVMLTAQESPVIMTIDDTKVTQEEFENIYKKNNKDSVITEEALDEYVELFINFKLKVKEAERLQMDTNPDFKAELAGYRKQLARPYLVDNEMTDQLLKEAYERLKTEVDASHILMIAKPDASPEDTLKAYNTLKDVRKKIIDGKMTFSDAAMTYSQDPSAQSNEGRLGYFTSLQMVYPFENAAYNTEVGEISDIVRSRFGYHILKVHDKREARGEIRVAHIMVKVDQTADEATTEKAKAKIEDIYDELESGTDFDQLARQHSDDKSSSRNGGELPWFGTGKMVQEFEDTAFSLENDGDFSRPFRTSYGWHIVKRLERKGIESYDDMERNLKQRINKDVRSQMSTRSFVKKVKDEYGFKEKVKNLDPVQALADSTLLKGSWRPGDTSKMTAWLFQIGDKKYTQDDFIYYLRASQGRSRETDLRKYVADKYDLFKQKSLIDYEDSKLEQKYPDFRALMKEYRDGILLFELTDQKVWTKAVRDTTGLKQYYEDHKEDFMYDERVEGTIFRCKDKATAERVREMILSGDPNDEIEKTVNSESQLDLTITSGKYEADEGTIAGLIEFEKGISDIHEIDDQWVFMQVKEVLPPSPRPFDKIKGLVTAAYQNQLEKEWIEELRGRYTVKVDKDVLYSVK